In Mesoaciditoga lauensis cd-1655R = DSM 25116, a genomic segment contains:
- a CDS encoding 5-oxoprolinase subunit PxpA → MKVDLNSDLGEGFGIYKSGNDEEIMKGVTSVNIACGFHAGDPLTMEKSVDLAIKYDVAIGAHPGLPDLMGFGRREMKITPQEAKAYVTYQVGALMAFIHAHGGILHHVKPHGALYNMAARNYNLAIAIAEAVKSIDRDLILVGLADSQILKAANEVGIRGASEAFADRAYLPSGELAPRSIKGAVITDIKEISERALEMVKNGNVKAIDGSLIKIKVDTICVHSDTPESLNIVKELREMFYLNGIEVKRLSR, encoded by the coding sequence ATAAAAGTAGATCTTAACAGTGATCTGGGAGAAGGGTTTGGAATTTACAAAAGTGGCAACGATGAGGAAATCATGAAAGGCGTTACTTCCGTCAACATTGCGTGTGGATTTCACGCCGGAGATCCTTTAACCATGGAAAAAAGTGTGGATTTGGCCATAAAGTATGATGTTGCAATAGGAGCCCATCCTGGCCTTCCGGATCTGATGGGATTCGGCCGCAGAGAGATGAAAATAACCCCACAAGAGGCAAAAGCCTACGTAACTTACCAAGTAGGAGCACTTATGGCGTTTATTCATGCACATGGTGGAATTTTGCATCATGTTAAACCTCATGGTGCTCTTTATAACATGGCAGCTCGCAATTATAATTTGGCAATTGCCATTGCCGAAGCGGTAAAAAGTATTGATAGGGATCTTATTTTGGTTGGACTAGCCGACTCTCAAATTCTTAAAGCGGCAAATGAAGTTGGAATAAGGGGGGCAAGTGAAGCTTTCGCTGATAGAGCTTATTTACCTAGTGGGGAATTGGCGCCGAGAAGCATCAAAGGGGCTGTTATTACCGATATAAAAGAGATATCGGAACGTGCACTTGAAATGGTGAAAAACGGAAATGTGAAGGCAATAGATGGAAGCTTGATTAAGATCAAAGTGGATACGATATGCGTACATTCAGATACACCTGAATCTTTGAATATTGTAAAGGAACTAAGAGAAATGTTTTACTTGAATGGAATTGAAGTGAAGAGGTTAAGTAGGTGA
- the pcp gene encoding pyroglutamyl-peptidase I, protein MKVLVTGFEPFNREKINPSYEVVKALPSKIENAEIVKKKIPVVYGDSIETVIEGIKTVSPNIVIMLGQAGGRSCITVERVAINVNDSTAPDNLKNVLKGEPVVKGGPVGYFSTLPIYRIVKGLTRAKIPADISNTAGTFVCNSLFYGVMHYIFENELDIMAGFIHVPYLPIQTLKKPHLPSMSFEEITKGVKKAIMVSVKEYRLKYV, encoded by the coding sequence ATGAAAGTACTTGTTACTGGTTTCGAACCATTTAATCGAGAGAAGATCAACCCCTCATACGAGGTTGTAAAAGCTCTACCTTCAAAAATTGAAAATGCGGAGATTGTTAAGAAAAAAATACCTGTTGTGTATGGTGATTCGATCGAAACCGTGATCGAAGGAATTAAAACAGTATCGCCTAATATCGTGATAATGCTTGGACAAGCAGGTGGAAGAAGTTGTATAACGGTCGAACGCGTGGCGATAAATGTAAATGACTCAACGGCACCTGATAATTTGAAGAACGTTCTAAAAGGTGAACCCGTGGTGAAGGGTGGACCCGTGGGATATTTTTCAACTCTTCCAATTTACCGCATAGTTAAGGGGCTGACAAGGGCAAAAATCCCAGCAGACATTTCAAACACAGCTGGAACTTTTGTATGTAATTCCCTATTTTATGGGGTGATGCACTACATTTTTGAAAATGAGTTGGACATCATGGCTGGATTTATTCATGTGCCTTACTTACCAATTCAAACTCTGAAAAAGCCTCACCTTCCAAGCATGTCATTTGAAGAGATAACAAAAGGGGTCAAAAAAGCTATAATGGTAAGTGTTAAAGAGTATCGTTTAAAATATGTGTAA
- a CDS encoding biotin-dependent carboxyltransferase family protein — translation MRRIIVESAGFLSTVQDGGRYGYQRYGIPPSGAMDEFAFQVGNILVGNERNAAGIEITLAGFSVKFDEDFEIAVTGADLNATVNGKKIETWQSTYVKRGDILKFERVNKNIRAYLCVNGGIDVPRVFGSRSTYMRMNMGGFQGRKLQKGDILPVGSPSSLSTSSMKVNDSILSLVYSPRNIRVIPGPENKLFSKKDLDLFFSSLYSITNQSDRMGYKLKGPSLNSKRVSHDIISNGIVRGAIQVPSNGQPIIMMAEHQTIGGYAKIATVISTDIPLLSHMKPADKIHFERITLEEAHQLYCQIQNILESLENESRKKRKSKIFFVEIGEKAYRLKIRPLE, via the coding sequence ATGAGAAGAATAATTGTTGAATCGGCAGGTTTTCTCTCAACTGTTCAAGATGGAGGACGTTACGGTTACCAAAGATACGGAATTCCTCCGTCAGGGGCAATGGACGAGTTTGCCTTTCAAGTTGGCAATATTTTAGTGGGAAATGAAAGAAATGCGGCGGGAATAGAAATCACTTTGGCTGGCTTTAGCGTGAAATTTGATGAAGATTTTGAAATAGCTGTAACCGGTGCTGACCTGAATGCAACCGTTAACGGGAAAAAGATAGAAACGTGGCAATCTACGTATGTCAAACGTGGTGATATTTTGAAATTTGAAAGAGTGAATAAGAATATTCGAGCATATTTGTGTGTGAATGGAGGCATAGATGTTCCAAGAGTTTTTGGTAGCCGTTCAACGTATATGCGAATGAATATGGGAGGATTTCAAGGAAGGAAACTTCAAAAAGGAGATATTCTTCCAGTTGGAAGTCCATCATCTCTTTCGACGTCTTCAATGAAGGTAAACGATTCAATTCTATCGTTAGTTTATTCTCCAAGGAATATCCGCGTAATCCCAGGGCCAGAAAACAAACTATTTTCAAAAAAGGATCTCGACCTTTTCTTTTCTTCTCTTTACTCCATAACAAATCAAAGCGACAGAATGGGCTACAAGTTAAAAGGGCCTTCGCTGAATTCAAAAAGGGTTTCTCATGACATCATCTCAAACGGAATTGTTAGAGGAGCAATCCAAGTTCCATCAAATGGTCAGCCTATAATAATGATGGCGGAACATCAAACCATAGGAGGTTACGCAAAAATAGCCACCGTTATTTCCACTGATATACCGTTACTTTCACACATGAAACCAGCTGACAAAATTCATTTTGAGCGAATAACCCTTGAAGAGGCTCATCAATTGTATTGTCAAATTCAAAATATACTTGAATCTTTAGAAAATGAGTCAAGAAAAAAGCGAAAGAGTAAAATCTTTTTTGTTGAAATAGGCGAGAAAGCATATAGGTTAAAAATCCGACCCTTAGAGTAA
- the pxpB gene encoding 5-oxoprolinase subunit PxpB gives MTEIIPYGDKAVLVKFGNKINLKINALVHSFDALLAKKKIEGVIESIPAYSSVTVIYDPKILDFNSLAKELKTLLKKGRHFHSDFHNESIEIPVVYGGSYGPDLEFVAQYNNLSPQEVVKIHTSREYVVYMVGFTPGFAYLGGMSSKIATPRLSNPRESVPAGSVGIGGSQTGIYPIESPGGWRIIGRTPLKLFNMQKEPPVLLKPGMKVKFVSIDESEYQRVRESSE, from the coding sequence GTGACTGAAATCATTCCCTACGGTGACAAAGCAGTGCTCGTGAAGTTTGGAAACAAGATAAATTTGAAAATCAACGCGTTGGTCCACAGTTTCGATGCCCTTTTGGCAAAGAAAAAAATAGAAGGAGTGATTGAATCTATTCCTGCTTATTCCTCAGTAACAGTTATATATGATCCGAAAATCTTAGATTTTAATTCATTGGCAAAAGAATTAAAAACACTTCTGAAAAAAGGGAGGCATTTTCACTCTGATTTTCACAATGAATCGATAGAAATTCCCGTCGTGTACGGTGGCTCTTATGGTCCCGATTTGGAATTTGTAGCTCAATACAACAATTTATCTCCACAAGAAGTTGTGAAGATACATACATCTCGCGAATACGTTGTGTACATGGTTGGATTCACCCCTGGTTTCGCTTATTTAGGTGGAATGTCTTCAAAAATAGCCACACCAAGATTATCGAACCCTCGCGAGAGTGTGCCAGCAGGCAGCGTGGGAATTGGCGGAAGTCAAACCGGCATTTATCCCATTGAAAGCCCGGGAGGATGGCGAATAATAGGCAGAACACCTCTTAAACTTTTTAATATGCAAAAAGAGCCGCCAGTCCTTTTAAAGCCAGGCATGAAAGTGAAATTCGTTTCTATTGATGAAAGTGAATACCAACGAGTAAGAGAGAGCTCAGAATGA